ACTTTCATCCGATGTGGGTGTCGGAACTGCAGAAAAAATCTCTCTGTGGCCAGTTGATGGTATGGTGATGAAATGCGGGTTCATCCGTATGTAGCTTAATTTCTTGCTTCATTGTTCTTCTGCAGGGATCCACATACTTTCTCGGTGAAACTCTATCGAAAGTTCGGTTTATTTCACTACAGAATGGCAAATTTGCGTTACGATCGCATGGACGCTTCATGTTGGTAAGCAGCATTGGTTTGTAGTGTACATGCAAACATCGCTTTGATCAATCTCTTTGTCCATATTCGTAGGCTGTAGGATCGGACCGCAACATAGCAGAATCCATTCTTGAGTACCGGGCCAGCTTGTTGTCCTCGCTTATTGAACTGTATCATGGCGATTTCAGCACCCTGTACAGTGTTTACGTTGAAAAGGAGCAGAAAACGGGATTTAATGAGaaggtgttttgtttgatggaGTCCACTTTGCCGCTGCTGCAATTCAATGGCAATATTTTACAGAATATGCCCCTGCTACGACTACCAAAGGTACCTTAAAATTGACACACGAAGACGGCACAAAAGACACTCACCCTTTTTATAAACAATGTTTCAGTGCGCAAGTAATGTATACCTGGAGTCCAACCAAATTCTTCAGAACTTCCTCCAAAACAAGGGAGTGTTAGGTGGGTCCATATTTTACCACAATAAGTGAGTATTTTTCatggtttttgctgttgtaatCAACGCATTGATAACGTTTtcactaccaaaaaaaaaatgcccatTTACCACAGAGTACTGGCTTCACAGTTGCCGACCAACTTGACGAAACTGTTCGTGTACTCCGATCCTTATCGCGCGAAGCTAGCAGAAATGATAGCAGTCACATTCCATGTGCCAAACGGCGTTAGTCTCATCAGTGCGTACATCACAAAGCGTGACTATACGCAGCTGCTCGATGCGACGAAAAACATTCCCATTTATTTCAACAATTGCACCACATCAGCAGCttcagcagctgcagcagcaacatcctcATCCACTGGACCACCAGTACCGTTTGCCATTAAGAAGAAGCTAATCCCATCGAAAGATCTCGTCGGTAGCACGGTGGCTGGCTTTCCGATGCTCAAGACAGACAAATCgattattttttccaacattccGGAAGAAGACACTGTTGGTGGAGAGGTTGCTGGGCAAATCTTTGAaccggcacagaaaaaagTACCGTTCAGCACCGTATCGCGGCCAACCTTTTTGccattaaagtttaaaaatctcacatcaCGAGACATCATCGATTCCGGTGTGAATTCGATCAATTTTGACGAATCGGACAGCTTCCCGAACTTTATCGGTAAAACAAGCGTCTGTTCGACGCCACTGACTGAGAATAAGATTGTGCCAAATAGGAACATGATGTCGATATGTGTCACGCAGGATCAGCCGTCTGACGCACCACCGGGGGAggaagtgaaggaaaatgtgGATAGTAAAGAGGATGGCATTGTTGGGCCAGTAGCGGTGGGAGAAAATGTCAGTATTTTAAAATGCTTCAATGCTAGAAAGTACAGTATCCTCAACAATCCTTTCATAATGCCAACGAATGTTCGTTGCGCATCAATGTCGAATTTAACCGGCAAAGAAAACGATGAGTCGGAGGAAAATTCACCCGCTGAAGCCAGCAATAGTGAGGAGCGAGAGATGCAAAGAAAGTATCAACACAAGTTCCCGAAAAATTACGACCCATGGAAAACTGTCACCGATCCACTGTATCCAATTGTGGACCAACGCAAGCGAGCCATGTCGTACAGTTTGTTCCAAGATTTTGAACGTACTCGCAACGAACGGATAGCTGAACTGGTCGAACAGGAAGCAAAGCAAGAAACCAAAGGCAAAGATAAGCCCATCAAAAATAGTACGATGGATCGCATACCGAAAACGGTTAACAGGGTAGCCGTAAATACTAGCGTAAATAAAACGAATCTATCATCAGATCAATCGGAAACCGGTGCCATTCCGGCTACCACACCTAAAGATCGACGTGGTCTCAGCTTACCAATCAAATCTTTTAATCTTAACGATGAGCTACCAACCGCGGCAAGGGTGGCTAGTAATGGCACCAGCCAGGAGCTGTTTACACGCCGTAAAAGTACGCTAGAATTAACGCCCCTTATGTCGAAGCTAACTGTACTGGCAATGAATGACACCGAATCAAGTGGCGTATCGAGCTGGGATACAACGCCGGGGTGCAGTTACAACATGGCAATTTCACCGCAAGAATATATTCCGCAGCGCCGGAAATCGCAAGACATATCACAATCTGCGACGGTACAGTCAAATGGAGGCGTGATACCAGCAGGTGATGACACGGCTCTAGTCAAGGTGGATCTGTTCGTGTGCGTGCAGCAGAACATGACATTGATATTGGTCATGCAGGagaaaaactgtaaaaatCAACGGCTTGTGCAGACACTggtaaggttttttgtttaccttGAGCGTGGAATTTGTACGATTTTTggattcaaaattttaaacataataTTTTTACAGTTTGAATCGTGCGTGTCAAAATTCCTGAGGATTGAAAACGACATTCAACTTGCCATGAACATTAACGTGGATGGGTTCGATAAGGCGGACGGGTACAGCCTGATAGCACTCGATACCGGTTGGGACGTGGCAAAAAAGAATGGTCCATGGAACGCATTGGAGCTACAAACGGCAGAATCTTTGCACACCTACTTCCGAAAGCGTAGTCTAGTAACGGAAGTGACGTTAAAGTAAGGCATCGTCCACTACGTATGATCACAATTTTCAATGGCTTCTAGGATGtaatatgttttgtttatttttattacagaTCGCAGGAAACCGTTCTGTACGGGTACCAGTGTGGCATGCGGGAACTATTTTACACGCAGATCGCAAACGCGCAGGGCGGTTTGCCTCCGCCGCAGGATGTAATGGGTGCGGTTCCGCTGTGTGCAAAACGTCGCATCGAGCGGGATCATTTTGCGTTGTTACTTTAAAGTGCACAGCACTGTGCATAATAATCATCATACTACATACTACATACTACATACATATGTATGTTTAGCTAATCTTTGCCATAGCCGTACTGAGATTAAGAATATTCATTGCGCATCACagacatacaaacacacacacatcatcgCGATCGTGTTTCGCCTACCGAAATACCGTGTTCTTCTCCGTACGGGGCCAAATATTAATAATCGTCTAACTTACTGTAATCTGTATTAGCTGTCTACTTCCAAGACAACACAATCTAATTCAAAGGATTCCATTTCATTATGTGTTGTTCGTTTGAGATATGTTCGTAAATAAATGTATTCCTGATCGATATCAAGGAATGAAAATCAGGTGGATTGTGGTATTGTTGATGAAACTACGGGTCGAACCTCCCTATTGAAAAAATTGTGTACTTCGTTtactttggtttggtttttaaatTTGACAGCCGCATTAGGTAAATGACGTTTcatgaagtttgtttttattcttgtttACTGCTGTTTCGCACATGGTATTGTTTACGGTACGTGCTACCTTCGGTACAGATTGCTGATAGAGTTTTATTCCGCCGCGAAAAAATGCCGAAAGTACGAGCAGAAAAGAAATCCCGTACGCACGAAGGTGTTGCAAAGCAAGGTAAGAGTTATATTCATGCTACTGTAATCGAAGAAATAGCTTACATTTTTATCACCCCCATCAGGTATCGTGTTCAACAAGGACTTTGGGCAACACATTCTCAAGAACCCGCTCGTCATCACCTCCATGCTGGAAAAGGCAGCTCTCCGGCCGACGGATGTAGTGCTTGAAATAGGTCCCGGTACCGGCAACATGACGGTAAAGATACTGGAAAAGGTGAAGAAAGTGGTTGCGTGCGAAATCGATACGCGACTCGTTGCAGAGCTGCAGAAGCGCGTACAGGGCACCAACATGCAACCGAAGCTGCAAATCCTCATCGGCGATGTGCTAAAAACAGACCTACCATTTTTCGACATTTGCGTTGCCAACATGCCATATCAGATAAGTTCACCGTTCGTGTTTAAACTGTTGCTTCATCGGCCATTCTTCCGGTGTGCGGTGCTAATGTTTCAACGCGAATTCGCTCAACGGCTCGTGGCCAAACCAGGCGATAAGCTGTACTGCCGGTTAAGCATCAACACGCAGCTGCTGGCCCGTGTCGACATGTTGATGAAGGTGGGtaagaataattttaaaccaCCGCCAAAGGTAGAATCGAGTGTGGTACGAATCGAACCAAGGAATCCACCGCCACCGATCAACTACACCGAATGGGACGGATTGACCAGAATTGCGTTCCtgcgcaaaaacaaaacacttgccGCAGCATTCAAACAAACTACCGTACTGGCCACGCTAGAAGATAACTACAAATTGCACTGTTCGTTGAAGAACGTGGACGTTCCGGTAGATTTGAACGTGAAAGCGATGGTAGAAAACATATTGGAAAAGTTGGACGCTGGTAACAAGCgtgcacgatcgatggatATCGATGATTTCATGGCTGTTTTGCAGGCGTTCAATGCTGAGGGCTTTCATTTCAGCTAAACACAAGAAGGATGGACATGTTTGCTTTATCTTTTTGTACGTATATTTATGCAATAAAAACCGCTTCAAGTAATACAGTTGCTAACATTTCATAAATGACATTTGTGTTGAAGAATGTAACAAAGACTTTGAGAGATAGATTACAATAATCGTTTTAAGAAGTTTTCCCAAACCTTTCTCACATAgtaattcatttcttttcttcaaatcAAATTCTTCCATACAAATATTCCTACGAAATATTTCTTTCCGGtaaattgaatgattttgtaTTGCTGTGAAAATAATTGTCAATggtgtattttaaaatatgaaacgACATGCACTTTTATTCATTACAACTTACCAGAGTATAAATATTATTCAGCTCTTTGAGTTTCTGTTTTATTCTCACAAAAAACTGGTTTAAAAAATGACTAAATGTACGGAAATtcttcatccatccatcagtGATGCTGGCGAGAAGTGTGAAACCTTTCTTGCAGGACCGCGACATTAAGCTGCGCCAAGCTGCAGGATCGGAATGAACAGATGAAACGCATTCTGAACGTACGATGTGCTGTTCGAGCCCTAAAAATTCCcccgaaaaagaagaaagtgatTACTTGTTGCTCTAGAGTAACACCGACCGAAAAAGACCTTACCTCCAGGAAAATGTTGGTTATAAGCGCACTATCGCTATCGTCCCCAGATTCATCCTTCATCTTGGTCAGCTCCGAGCAGAACCGGGTCGCCACACCGCTCAGATGCCAGCAAAACACCGAAGTTAGCTGTACCAGCACATCAGCTTCCGTCGCTGTACTGTGATGATCGCTGATGAGCAGTATTTCCGCCAGTTTGTGCATCCGCAGTACGCAAAGGGCCGTCGTTTGGGCTAGCGCGTGCATTGCCTTTTCGAACACATCCTGCCCGGTACGTTGCGGTTCGCTCTTGTCAGCGATCCACTCGGTATACTCTGTCCAACTCTTAACTATCTCTCCGAAATCGACCTTAACGTTAGGATTAAGATCGACGATGGTTTCCAGCAGCTTTGCCTGGAGCTCATCCGCCGTGTGTAGTCCATCCGCGTCGTCGTTGTCCGTTTCGGGCAGTTCGCACAGCTCCTTCACTTCGCTCATCGTTTCTTGCAAGTCGTCGAGTGCCTTTCCTGTGAGCGGTGCCATCAGCGATTCCAGCTTGAGCGATGCCTGTTTCGACAGCATTTCTAGTGCCTCCAGATGCACCAACCCATGGTAATCATCAAACAGAGTTTCAAAATGAAGCTTCTTTTTATACTGATGCTTTTGAATTTGCTTTAGGTTGCGTTCCCGTTCCTCTGTTTTCGCCTTTGCTTCGCGCAAAACTTGGCTCAACACAACTCCATCGTTCGGTTGTAGGCCGAGCAGCTTTCGCTTGTTCAACAGGCCTGGATCGTTCTCCTGCAGTATGGTCATCGTTTTCTTACCAATTCCTTCAAGTGTGTCTAACCCACCGGTAATAACCTTGCTGCTGATCTGTGTTACACCAGAAACGAGCTGATCAAAACCGAACCGATCTTCCGATTGGGCCGACGTACTCGGCGCTATATCCGGCTCCTCTTGCAGGTAGCCTTCCGCTTTTAGCTTAGCTTCAGCCTCCGCTTGACGGCGGGCCATCTCTTCCGGATTCGGTACTCCGATGCCCGATTCAATCACCTGCGTAATGTTGGTTGTAATCGTCGCAACGGATTTCGATGCGTtcgaaaggaaggaaacgGCTGCCCCGCCCCAGGATGGCTTCCAGCTACCCCAGGACTGTCCGGCATCGGCCGTTGCTTTTGTATTGTCCGCACCAGATGAAAGTCGATCTAGCACGGAAGTTAGAGGTGGATCGTCCTTGTGTTTCATGAAATCTTTCAGCTTATGCTCAACCTCATCTATGTCTACATCTCTGAAGCTGGTGGCTTTCGCTGAGCTAGGCTGCGCGGGATCGGAGGTGTTCGCATTGACACTAATCGGCTGCTTATTCTCGACTTTGAGTGCTACGGTGTTACTACCTTCAACGGGGAAATCTCCCCAATCATCATCGAAATCATCCCATCCCTCACCTTCGGTTACACCTGACTCTGGGATTTTGCTTTCCGGTTCCTGTGCTTGCTTTTCAATCTGTTCCAACAGTTGTGGTTTGGCTGGTTTAAGCACAAgttttttggatttgtttgcGGTTTCGTTGGATTTCTCATCTCCGCTGCAAGACTGCACAGAGGGAGATGGCTCTTGATTGACTTTTTCTTCTAGTGTTACAAGTTTTTCAACATATTTTGCTGTGCTGGCATTCGTATCTAACTTTTCTTTGTCTTCCTTAGTCGTCTTGGAATCCGTTACCTGATCCTTCTGCAAGGTGTCGCCCTTGTAATCCTCTATCTTTGGTAGGATggggattttattttcactttccacCTCTGTAACGGTCGAAGTAGTAGTCGGTGGAGGGCAGGAAGCACTATCTTCCAAGGACTGTGTTTTATCCTCCAGCTGATCTCCTTTGGATTTGCTTACAGGTTCCACGTCAGATTTTGTTGGTGATGCTGGTGCAGCAAGCTGTTCCTTCTTCTTTGACGACACATCCGATGGTTTGGTGCTCTGGAGTACTTCTTCCAGCTCGTCTGGTTCAATTTCTTCAAAATCTTCATCAGCACTCGCAAACTCTTCACTATCGGAATCGCACATCGTTGTTGATGAGTTAGAAATAAGCTACGAGTACGAAAGGGAATATTTTAGCTACGACGAAATTCAGCTGAGCGATTAAAAACAGCAGCGATGACAAAGGTAGTTGACGTTTTGTTGATGATCAGCATTGATAGTCGATGAAACTCAAATCAGGGAAATTAAATTGGAAAATAGGCATTATTGGCAAGAGTGGGGGAATGTTAATGCTACACTAAGCATAAATATTCTTTAATTATTTGAAGGGAGTAGTATTTAGCACTGTTCAAGTAAAATAGCGCGTTAAATAAACAGCTAACTCAGATAGCAAGACATGCAAACCAGCACTGAATGTCAAACGTTTCGTCGATTTGTTGTCATCGGCATGTAGAGCATGCTTGCGggatttgtttacattctaCCATCCAGTAGCGGGTTTGGGCGGACGCTTGTATGCTGGCTTTGTGAAAAACTCCAAGAGAAATTGTGTTGAAACCCCTTTGTGATCCACCATGAAACGAAAATCAGAGAGTGGCAATAAACAGCCGTTTGAGCGGAAAAAGACCGAACTGGTGTTTGACCCACAGAAACGGGTGTAAGTAGTACATGTTTCGCATCCGGTAATGTAACTCAATATTTGCATACCAATTTTTGCAGGGAATTCCTTACTGGATTTCACAAACGCAAGCAACATCGACGGAAAATAGCTCAAGGTGAAATGCAGCGAAAGctgaaggaagaaacaaaacgtaTACGCACGGAGGCGaaagaaaagatgaaaaactTGTACCATTCGTACAAACCCATACCGGAGCTAACGGAAGAGGACAAAGCCGAGGACCAGGAAGAGGAGTACGATACGGAAAATGTAACCGTAAAGGTAGTGGAGCTGTCTACCCGCGACCtagcaaaggaaaacaattggCTCGGTGAAAACCGTGTTATGGTAAATGATGATAACGAGTCAGAAGCGGAGGGCTCTGCGAGTGACGACGAGGAGGAGCTCGACGAACATCAGCTGGGAGTTATACCGGGCATGGAGCtggagggagagaaaaaggtaaaaagaaagcataaaCCTTTGGCCGAAGAAGATGCAAACGACGACACCAAGGAAAAAGACGATAAGAGTGCGATGGAAAAAGTGAAACCGAAAAAGGGACCGGTACTCAATCTGGATGGTATACGGTCGAAGAAGGAGTTGAATCACAAGCTAAAACGGTACGCACTGAAATCTATGAAAAACAGCCAAGCTTTCCGGCAGAAAGAGCGAGTACATAAACAGAAGCAGCTTAAAAAATCTCGCCGCATCCGACACCAGAAGGAGAAACACTTGAAGCAGAAAAAGGGCTTCAGGGACCGCAAAGCTGCTGGCACTGCTGGTGGTCGAGACTCAAAACGGAAACGAAAGGACGATTGAATAGAATTAAGTCACGCAAGaggaaataataaacaaaactcGCCAACGTTCACTTAGTTTACAAGAAGtatatttcttccaaaattcCTTCCGAAGCGTTTCATGTTGGACGCACACGCACTTTGGGGAATGCCCGCACTGGTGGTTCCACCAGAAAATGCTTTCCCCACGGTTGGCTCAAGATCGACGAGCACTTTGcactcacaaaacaaacaacggaaTCATTTTACGCCACCGGATCGTCTCCCTTTGTGGTGCGGGTGTAGATGACCTGTGCGTGATGGTGCACGACCTGCTTGATCAAACCCTTCTGGCAGAGCTCGCGTAGGCCGCGCTTCGCCAGCGATCCACGAATCTTCAGCCTTTCCGACACGACTGACGGGGTGATCAGCTTGTAGGCGGGTACCTCCTTGTACAGTTTCTCGTACGTGGCCTTATCGAACAGGACCTGGTTATTCAGCTTGTCACGAACCTTTCCCTTCgaccacttcttcttcttggcctttCCGCCGGATCCtccctccttcttcttctgggtCTTTTGCGGCTGTTTCGCCGATCCCTTGGTATCCTTCTTCGGAGGCTAAAAATGAAACGGAAACAGGGACACGCATCATTATTAGTGTACGGTGGATCGTCTGAAAGCTCCTCAGTGATATGTGTCGCTTTGCGTTGAggccggtgtgtgtgtttatacaCAGCTCACTGCACCCACTAGGCCCTGAGATACATTTGGGCACATCACTATTTGCCACCGTTTTGCAACGTTATTGGAGCTTATTTACACGTATCACACAACTTCATTGGAGAGAGAACACTTTGAAGCACATTTTAGCACTCAACGCAAAGCATATCACAAAGAATAggtaattaattttgccaAAACTTTCCACATTCAACCTACCATTCTGAAGTATGGActcgaaaagaaagagaacgtCGGCGGCAGTTGATTGAAAGAAGGAAGTACGCAAACGCGTATTTGGTAGAAACGCGTATATGGCCTGTCAAAAGGGAAACGTCATCAAAGTGTGCGTTTTCGTGTTTGAAAAATCGGTTTTGAAATAATGCgaatgatacaaaaaataacGATTTCATCAATTGTAACCATTATAAAAATGTAGAAACAAactttttgcataaaatactCACTATATAACACATTTTGAATGGAATATTGTTGAATGAGAATGCGTTTTGGCGGTTTATACAGTATACAGCATATTCGTTCCCTTTCAggataaagcaaataaagtaTTCTATGGCAGTACTACATGCTTTTCGTACTAATCAGTTTATAATCaatttgttgaatgttttattgacCCGATTTATGCAATAACCCGCCAGAAGAAGCAATCGGAATCACGGATTGAAGATGGGTGTGCGCATCCCCAAATTACAGCTGTCATATCAGCTTGGATGTCGTGTCAACATCACCGTGTACGacagccgaaaaaaaagacctgCACTGCTCGCAGTGTAATTACGGGTGCACGGCCAGCCGTCGAACAGAATCCGGggaaaaaacgcaaaattaaTATCCAAAAATGTCTTACAAACGATGCTGATCTTTGCCGTAATACAGTTCAACCGTGGGAAATCCGGATCACTCAGCTTATCCGCAAAATAGGGTATGTAGGGCTTTGTCGTGTCTATGCGTTGTCTCCGTGATCGGTGTTTGCTTCCACCTATGTTCCTGCT
This genomic window from Anopheles maculipalpis chromosome 2RL, idAnoMacuDA_375_x, whole genome shotgun sequence contains:
- the LOC126557268 gene encoding protein FAM114A2 — encoded protein: MCDSDSEEFASADEDFEEIEPDELEEVLQSTKPSDVSSKKKEQLAAPASPTKSDVEPVSKSKGDQLEDKTQSLEDSASCPPPTTTSTVTEVESENKIPILPKIEDYKGDTLQKDQVTDSKTTKEDKEKLDTNASTAKYVEKLVTLEEKVNQEPSPSVQSCSGDEKSNETANKSKKLVLKPAKPQLLEQIEKQAQEPESKIPESGVTEGEGWDDFDDDWGDFPVEGSNTVALKVENKQPISVNANTSDPAQPSSAKATSFRDVDIDEVEHKLKDFMKHKDDPPLTSVLDRLSSGADNTKATADAGQSWGSWKPSWGGAAVSFLSNASKSVATITTNITQVIESGIGVPNPEEMARRQAEAEAKLKAEGYLQEEPDIAPSTSAQSEDRFGFDQLVSGVTQISSKVITGGLDTLEGIGKKTMTILQENDPGLLNKRKLLGLQPNDGVVLSQVLREAKAKTEERERNLKQIQKHQYKKKLHFETLFDDYHGLVHLEALEMLSKQASLKLESLMAPLTGKALDDLQETMSEVKELCELPETDNDDADGLHTADELQAKLLETIVDLNPNVKVDFGEIVKSWTEYTEWIADKSEPQRTGQDVFEKAMHALAQTTALCVLRMHKLAEILLISDHHSTATEADVLVQLTSVFCWHLSGVATRFCSELTKMKDESGDDSDSALITNIFLEGSNSTSYVQNAFHLFIPILQLGAA
- the LOC126557040 gene encoding uncharacterized protein LOC126557040; protein product: MSKETMIIFVYDLSKKVENDDPTGSIIYFHPMWVSELQKKSLCGQLMGSTYFLGETLSKVRFISLQNGKFALRSHGRFMLAVGSDRNIAESILEYRASLLSSLIELYHGDFSTLYSVYVEKEQKTGFNEKVFCLMESTLPLLQFNGNILQNMPLLRLPKCASNVYLESNQILQNFLQNKGVLGGSIFYHNKVLASQLPTNLTKLFVYSDPYRAKLAEMIAVTFHVPNGVSLISAYITKRDYTQLLDATKNIPIYFNNCTTSAASAAAAATSSSTGPPVPFAIKKKLIPSKDLVGSTVAGFPMLKTDKSIIFSNIPEEDTVGGEVAGQIFEPAQKKVPFSTVSRPTFLPLKFKNLTSRDIIDSGVNSINFDESDSFPNFIGKTSVCSTPLTENKIVPNRNMMSICVTQDQPSDAPPGEEVKENVDSKEDGIVGPVAVGENVSILKCFNARKYSILNNPFIMPTNVRCASMSNLTGKENDESEENSPAEASNSEEREMQRKYQHKFPKNYDPWKTVTDPLYPIVDQRKRAMSYSLFQDFERTRNERIAELVEQEAKQETKGKDKPIKNSTMDRIPKTVNRVAVNTSVNKTNLSSDQSETGAIPATTPKDRRGLSLPIKSFNLNDELPTAARVASNGTSQELFTRRKSTLELTPLMSKLTVLAMNDTESSGVSSWDTTPGCSYNMAISPQEYIPQRRKSQDISQSATVQSNGGVIPAGDDTALVKVDLFVCVQQNMTLILVMQEKNCKNQRLVQTLFESCVSKFLRIENDIQLAMNINVDGFDKADGYSLIALDTGWDVAKKNGPWNALELQTAESLHTYFRKRSLVTEVTLKSQETVLYGYQCGMRELFYTQIANAQGGLPPPQDVMGAVPLCAKRRIERDHFALLL
- the LOC126558623 gene encoding probable dimethyladenosine transferase, with amino-acid sequence MPKVRAEKKSRTHEGVAKQGIVFNKDFGQHILKNPLVITSMLEKAALRPTDVVLEIGPGTGNMTVKILEKVKKVVACEIDTRLVAELQKRVQGTNMQPKLQILIGDVLKTDLPFFDICVANMPYQISSPFVFKLLLHRPFFRCAVLMFQREFAQRLVAKPGDKLYCRLSINTQLLARVDMLMKVGKNNFKPPPKVESSVVRIEPRNPPPPINYTEWDGLTRIAFLRKNKTLAAAFKQTTVLATLEDNYKLHCSLKNVDVPVDLNVKAMVENILEKLDAGNKRARSMDIDDFMAVLQAFNAEGFHFS
- the LOC126559443 gene encoding 40S ribosomal protein S25, which encodes MPPKKDTKGSAKQPQKTQKKKEGGSGGKAKKKKWSKGKVRDKLNNQVLFDKATYEKLYKEVPAYKLITPSVVSERLKIRGSLAKRGLRELCQKGLIKQVVHHHAQVIYTRTTKGDDPVA
- the LOC126558741 gene encoding nucleolar protein 12 yields the protein MKRKSESGNKQPFERKKTELVFDPQKRVEFLTGFHKRKQHRRKIAQGEMQRKLKEETKRIRTEAKEKMKNLYHSYKPIPELTEEDKAEDQEEEYDTENVTVKVVELSTRDLAKENNWLGENRVMVNDDNESEAEGSASDDEEELDEHQLGVIPGMELEGEKKVKRKHKPLAEEDANDDTKEKDDKSAMEKVKPKKGPVLNLDGIRSKKELNHKLKRYALKSMKNSQAFRQKERVHKQKQLKKSRRIRHQKEKHLKQKKGFRDRKAAGTAGGRDSKRKRKDD